From the Toxoplasma gondii ME49 chromosome VIIa, whole genome shotgun sequence genome, one window contains:
- a CDS encoding hypothetical protein (encoded by transcript TGME49_202330), whose translation MRSSNKPTTVIGLRYLLPRDYWTFTYLPYSGHSSVNRPIALPHHSRKDLATEIGINLSARQDFPAPGLWASSLLNENVGCRSTKCRRRFFRLIGYWAAPPQQALSNDLADSAERDRETGTGKRVHVVTPTTPILSVRSDGDDTGRRELIVRYLCYSNRLVSGRTVSSSLAKRLDGKLGAIVSRVALRNSGAAASDKPPS comes from the coding sequence ATGCGCTCGAGCAACAAACCTACGACCGTCATAGGCCTCCGTTACCTTCTACCTCGCGACTACTGGACCTTCACCTATCTGCCATATTCGGGACATTCGTCAGTCAACAGGCCTATCGCGTTGCCACACCACAGTCGCAAAGATTTGGCAACCGAAATTGGGATCAACCTCTCAGCTCGACAGGATTTCCCGGCGCCAGGGCTCTGGGCAAGCAGTCTGCTGAATGAAAACGTCGGGTGCCGATCCACCAAATGCCGacgtcgtttttttcgcttaATCGGATATTGGGCCGCGCCACCTCAACAAGCGCTGAGCAATGACCTTGCAGATTCTGCCGAGCGCGACCGTGAAACTGGTACCGGCAAACGGGTGCATGTCGTCACTCCCACGACGCCGATATTGAGTGTCCGATCAGACGGAGACGATACAGGACGGCGTGAGCTCATCGTGCGGTACCTGTGCTACTCGAACAGATTGGTTTCCGGTCGAACAGTATCGAGCAGTCTCGCGAAGCGACTAGATGGGAAACTTGGCGCCATTGTATCACGTGTCGCTTTGCGCAACAGCGGGGCGGCTGCCTCCGACAAACCCCCAAGCTGA
- a CDS encoding membrane protein, putative (encoded by transcript TGME49_202290~Predicted trans-membrane domain (TMHMM2.0):44-67:81-104:140-163:293-316), producing MPPDRRPSYTDNTPCESAWCCLCVCLRRTSFSWVRRRYVWRSTFLYNLITVLVLVGNMLTFILLSLISSRSFFINYRCGRQAISLINTNFVAMMGVTGIMGLCALMMARLTNMFSNYSLSDFMSIGKWADRLGCLVKWVPWLVAVCGVGWFVINIVNITWIFADPKSWCSRRWSEKGIVAVVNCRLWYRADVPCLSTQEAANMENKVASCNDGDYLQASHFFMFTPKTVDGRGCSFKTIEVCRAFKQRFSSFGNGQAVDWTTNALSPCLGQEGENALADDFLVSSDESSDLYRYVLMYVVGWCVALLTLGILFYYVKESSNFEAMFYQPQHPGDNVLLKVIRPLTPWSK from the exons ATGCCGCCCGACCGCCGCCCCTCGTATACCGACAACACCCCTTGCGAATCAGCATGGTGTTGTCTATGTGTTTGCTTGCGACGAACGAGCTTCTCGTGGGTTCGGCGTCGCTACGTATGGCGCTCAACATTTTTGTACAACCTCATCACAGTTTTGGTTCTCGTCGGCAACATGCTAACCTTCATTCTCCTCTCCTTAATTTCCAGCAGGAGCTTCTTCATTAACTACCGCTGTGGTCGTCAAGCCATCAGCCTTATTAATACAAACTTCGTAGCGATGATGGGAGTGACGGGAATTATGGGTCTTTGCGCTCTTATGATGGCTCGATTGACCAATATGTTCAGCAACTACTCTCTTAGTGATTTCATGAGTATCGGAAAGTGGGCTGACCGCCTTGGTTGCCTAGTTAAATGGGTCCCCTGGCTGGTCGCTGTCTGTGGTGTTGGTTGGTTTGTAATCAATATAGTAAACATCACATGGATCTTCGCTGATCCGAAAAGCTGGTGTTCGCGCAGATGGTCTGAAAAAGGCATTGTCGCCGTCGTGAACTGTCGTCTCTGGTATCGCGCCGACGTACCGTGCCTCTCAACAC AAGAGGCAGCAAATATGGAGAACAAGGTGGCTTCCTGCAACGACGGTGACTACCTACAGGCAAGCCACTTCTTCATGTTTACTCCGAAAACAGTCGACGGACGGGGTTGCTCTTTCAAGACTATAGAGGTCTGTCGTGCGTTCAAACAAAGGTTCAGCAGCTTCGGCAATGGTCAAGCAGTCGACTGGACAACGAACGCTCTGTCACCCTGCTTGggacaagagggagaaaatgCTTTAGCGGATGACTTTCTCGTATCCTCCGATGAAAGTAGTGACTTGTATCGGTACGTCCTGATGTACGTCGTCGGCTGGTGTGTAGCCCTATTGACACTCGGCATTCTCTTCTACTACGTCAAAGAGTCAAGCAATTTCGAGGCAATGTTTTACCAGCCTCAGCACCCAGGAGATAACGTGCTTTTGAAAGTCATCCGGCCACTCACCCCCTGGAGTAAGTAG
- a CDS encoding O-sialoglycoprotein endopeptidase (encoded by transcript TGME49_202310), with the protein MTAPGVVEPLLERCSSPHSSGRCLPSGSLLCLGIESSANKVGVGIVSSDGDILSNPRETFITPPGTGFLPRETAAHHQGKIVGLVRRALTEARVEPKQLSCIAYTCGPGMGGPLAVGAITARTLSLLWNIPLVAVNHCVAHIEMGRLVTGCANPVVLYVSGGNTQVIGYADGRYRILGETLDVAVGNCIDRLARLLHLPNDPAPGYQVEQLARRFLETKRKRSSFTDSLKTPGGGSQIEEPAQGRIERTQEDHTEMLLPLPYTVKGMDLSFSGILTRLEDIAGTMRRYEKFRNEMRQDCEPEVDCILSSKHAKQESRGPALVGTHEPKQSHELSHYGEQKSQAGCCSVEADTGGPTGRPPPSADANAGTAGTSDDCFEGPASSCKQRGSDGKAAEKQQRRRGCSGRKEESELRAYPQGLQGIQGMKKLREGSCAAKGNSKRQCQSVDMFEGLPTCLLTPESLCFSAQEIIFAMLTEVTERAMALHYADQVLVVGGVGCNLRLQEMLKEMAMRRGASMGGMDDRYCIDNGAMVAYLGCLMASKGQFVDVSKAHYRQRFRTDEVPVLWRENDNSHELAEMQG; encoded by the exons ATGACTGCTCCAGGAGTTGTTGAACCCCTCCTGGAAAGGTGTTCCTCGCCACATTCAAGCGGTCGGTGTCTGCCGTCTGGCTCTTTGTTGTGCCTGGGAATTGAGAGCAGCGCAAACAAGGTCGGCGTCGGAATTGTTTCATCAGATGGCGATATCTTATCAAACCCTCGGGAGACCTTTATCACTCCCCCCGGCACGGGCTTCCTGCCTCGAGAAACGGCAGCACATCATCAAGGGAAAATTGTGGGACTAGTCAGAAGAGCCCTCACCGAGGCGCGTGTGGAGCCGAAGCAGCTGAGTTGCATCGCCTATACTTGCGGGCCAGGCATGGGTGGTCCACTGGCAGTCGGTGCCATCACAGCACGAACCTTGTCACTGCTCTGGAATATTCCTCTAGTGGCTGTAAACCACTGCGTGGCACATATCGAGATGGGCCGACTGGTAACGGGTTGCGCGAACCCTGTCGTCCTGTATGTTAGCGGAGGGAACACACAG GTGATCGGCTATGCAGACGGGCGCTACCGTATACTCGGAGAGACCTTAGACGTTGCAGTAGGCAACTGCATCGACCGTCttgcgcgtcttcttcacctgcCCAATGATCCTGCTCCGGGGTACCAGGTAGAGCAACTAGCTCGTAGGTTCCTTGAGACTAAGAGGAAAAGGTCCTCTTTCACAGATTCTTTGAAAACGCCTGGCGGCGGATCTCAGATAGAGGAACCTGCACAGGGACGAATAGAACGAACTCAAGAAGATCATACAGAAATGTTGCTGCCCCTTCCCTATACTGTAAAAGGCATGGATCTTTCCTTTAGTGGCATTCTTACTCGACTGGAAGACATCGCAGGAACGATGAGACGATACGAGAAATTCCGGAACGAAATGCGCCAGGATTGTGAACCAGAGGTAGATTGCATCTTATCGTCAAAGCATGCCAAACAAGAATCGCGGGGACCGGCGCTCGTCGGGACACATGAACCTAAACAGTCACATGAGCTCTCTCATTATGGTGAGCAGAAAAGTCAAGCAGGATGCTGTAGTGTGGAGGCTGATACAGGTGGACCTACGGGACGGCCACCGCCTTCAGCTGACGCGAATGCCGGAACCGCTGGAACCAGCGACGACTGTTTCGAGGGACCAGCATCCTCATGCAAACAACGGGGGTCAGACGggaaggcagcagagaaacagcaacGTCGAAGAGGATGCAGtggaaggaaggaggaaTCCGAGTTGAGAGCATACCCCCAGGGGCTTCAGGGGATCCAGGGGATGAAGAAACTGAGGGAAGGTAGCTGTGCAGCGAAAGGAAATAGTAAAAGACAGTGTCAAAGTGTAGACATGTTCGAGGGTTTGCCTACATGCCTGTTGACGCCCGAAAGCCTCTGCTTCAGCGCACAGGAAATTATTTTTGCGATGTTGACCGAAGTTACGGAGCGCGCTATGGCTCTCCACTACGCTGACCAAGTTTTG GTTGTCGGCGGCGTCGGCTGCAATTTGCGCCTGCAAGAAATGCTAAAAGAGATGGCGATGAGACGCGGTGCTTCGATGGGCGGCATGGATGACCGTTACTGCATCGACAACGGAGCAATGGTCGCGTATCTTGGCTGCCTGATGGCCTCTAAGGGTCAGTTTGTCGATGTCAGCAAAGCGCACTACCGCCAGCGCTTCCGTACTGACGAAGTGCCCGTTTTGTGGCGGGAGAACGATAACTCGCACGAGCTTGCCGAGATGCAAGGTTAA
- a CDS encoding inosine triphosphate pyrophosphatase, putative (encoded by transcript TGME49_202300), translating into MAENGGVGLAGTAPDDSRPLIFFCTGNANKLAEVQQILADQDVRLVAANVDLPELQGASPAEIAEAKCRSAVRQLHLSEAELSRNALVMVEDTCLCFNALKGLPGPYVKWFLQKLGPDGLPNLLAAYEDKSGYALCTLCVAEIGRVTEEGGEPTFHTLEGRTDGIIVPEPRGPRTFGWDPIFQPHGFKLTYAEMDKAVKNSISHRYKAMEALKNFLSRTMRR; encoded by the exons ATGGCGGAAAACGGAGGAGTGGGTCTCGCTGGTACAGCGCCTGATGACTCGCGACCCCTCATTTTTTTCTGCACTGGCAATGCCAACAAGCTGGCGGAGGTCCAGCAAATCTTAGCGGATCAAGATGTTCGTCTTGTTGCGGCAAATGTTGACT TGCCCGAGCTTCAAGGCGCATCGCCTGCGGAGATCGCAGAGGCCAAATGTCGATCGGCTGTGCGCCAGTTGCACCTTTCCGAGGCTGAACTTTCGCGGAACGCACTCGTGATGGTTGAAGACACTTGTCTGTGCTTCAACGCCCTCAAGGGTTTACCAGGGCCATACGT GAAATGGTTTCTGCAGAAACTTGGACCAGATGGCCTTCCTAACCTCCTAGCGGCGTATGAG gATAAGAGCGGCTATGCGTTGTGCACACTGTGTGTCGCAGAGATTGGCCGAGTtacagaggaaggcggcgaacCAACTTTCCACACGCTTGAAGGCCGCACAGAC GGCATTATTGTGCCGGAACCACGAGGACCGCGCACTTTCGGCTG GGATCCAATCTTTCAGCCTCATGGTTTCAAGTTGACCTACGCAGAAATGGATAAGGCTGTGAAGAATTCTATATCACATCGATACAAGGCAATGGAGGCACTTAAG AACTTTTTGTCGCGTACGATGCGGCGCTGA
- a CDS encoding EGF family domain-containing protein (encoded by transcript TGME49_202285) yields the protein MWEQPRTSGGEPSPREGHIAIRNGHSILIVGGCDVSRDVQKCYNDVWKLDTSRMLWTLLSASHPLFGAREQHTAHPISGGRILVIGGQKLFAHDYQDVVMFETESCGGTPSCSGNGACINGSCSCNRNWVSHDCGEKDGCPLGCRGHGFCLSGVCHCLPGFSGETCYSGKLCPGSGYKGDCNGNGTCNSDGICECKREFRGSGCEQLTEPGGSRTGQPAGTPVTDSSELPGSPEPEAGIFGIPVSGLSMLTTNLTEMDEPPSVQRNISLSSGGAPDVINALEPQIPGMPRTDIPIPEAKIQPPHANMPTVDIRSPLPNPPSYEATIPYIPVGMKVVVGALSILAGGATVSLMYAVNQKRK from the exons ATGTGGGAACAGCCTCGAACAAGCGGTGGGGAGCCTAGTCCACGAGAAG GACATATTGCCATTAGGAATGGCCACAGT ATTCTTATCGTGGGTGGCTGCGATGTTAGCCGAGACGTGCAGAAGTGCTACAA TGATGTATGGAAGCTGGACACAAGCCGTATGTTGTGgactcttctttctgcatctcacCCACTATTCGGCGCTCGGGAGCAACACACAGCCCATCCAATCAGCG GGGGACGAATCTTGGTCATAGGCGGACAAAAACTGTTCGCTCACGACTACCAGGATGTTGTAATGTTCGAAACTGAG AGTTGCGGTGGGACACCGAGTTGTTCAGGGAACGGAGCATGCATAAATGGAAGTTGCTCCTGTAACAGAAACTGGGTGTCTCACGACTGTGGCGAG AAAGATGGCTGTCCGCTGGGATGTCGCGGACACGGATTTTGTTTGAGTGGAGTATGCCATTGTCTGCCAGGGTTCTCCGGTGAAACATGCTATAGC GGAAAGCTATGTCCCGGCTCTGGTTATAAAGGGGACTGCAATGGCAACGGAACTTGTAACAGTGACGGGATTTGTGAATGCAA GCGTGAATTTCGAG GCTCTGGGTGTGAGCAACTCACGGAACCGGGCGGAAGCCGCACCGGACAGCCAGCGGGCACGCCAGTGACAGACTCCTCGGAGCTTCCCGGCTCTCCCGAGCCCGAAGCAGGGATCTTTGGTATTCCAG TTTCCGGCTTGTCTATGCTGACAACGAACTTGACGGAAATGGACGAACCACCGTCTGTGCAGCGCAACATCTCGCTGTCATCTGGAG GTGCCCCCGATGTCATTAATGCCCTTGAACCCCAAATTCCTGGCATGCCGAGAACAGACATACCTATTCCTGAAGCGAAGATTCAGCCACCGCATGCGAACATGCCAACAGTTGACATACGTTCGCCACTACCAAATCCCCCCAGCTACGAAGCAACCATTCCCTACATACCAGTCGGCATGAAGGTTGTTGTTGGCGCACTAAGCATTCTGGCGGGTGGCGCTACAGTTTCTCTTATGTACGCAGTCAACCAGAAGAGGAAATGA